A stretch of Equus caballus isolate H_3958 breed thoroughbred chromosome 11, TB-T2T, whole genome shotgun sequence DNA encodes these proteins:
- the MAPK7 gene encoding mitogen-activated protein kinase 7 isoform X1 codes for MAEPLKEEDGEDGSGEPPGPVKAEPASAAASVAAKNLALLKARSFDVTFDVGDEYEIIETIGNGAYGVVSSARRRLTGQQVAIKKIPNAFDVVTNAKRTLRELKILKHFKHDNIIAIKDILRPTVPYGEFKSVYVVLDLMESDLHQIIHSSQPLTLEHVRYFLYQLLRGLKYMHSAQVIHRDLKPSNLLVNENCELKIGDFGMARGLCTSPAEHQYFMTEYVATRWYRAPELMLSLHEYTQAIDLWSVGCIFGEMLARRQLFPGKNYVHQLQLIMMVLGTPSPAVIQAVGAERVRAYIQSLPPRQPVPWETVYPGADRQALSLLGRMLRFEPSARISAAAALRHPFLAKYHDPDDEPDCAPPFDFAFDREALTRERIKEAIVAEIEDFHARREGIRQQIRFQPSLQPVASEPGCSDIEMPSPWASSGDCAMESPPPAPPPCSGPAPDTIDLTLQPPPPPSEPAPPKREGAISDNTKAALKAALLKSLRSRLRDGPSAPLEAPEPRKPVTAQERQREREEKRRRRQERAKEREKRRQERERKERGAGASGGPSTDPLAGLVLSDNDRSLLERWTRMAQPPAPTPAPAQALVPTPAPARPASPPAGPVAQPAGPPPQPAGSTPGPVPQPACPAPGPAPHPAGPPGPIPGPALQTTTSSSLLAPQSLVPPAGLPGPSTLGVLPYFPSGPPPPDPGGAPQPSTSESPDVNLVTQQLSKSQVEDPLPPVFSGTPKGSGAGYGVGFDLEEFLNQSFDMGVADGPQDGQADSASLSASLLADWLEGHGMNPADIESLQREIQMDSPMLLADLPDLQEP; via the exons ATGGCCGAGCCCCTGAAGGAGGAAGACGGCGAGGACGGCTCCGGGGAGCCCCCCGGGCCTGTGAAGGCGGAGCCCGCCAGCGCCGCCGCCTCCGTGGCGGCCAAGAACCTGGCCCTGCTCAAAGCCCGCTCCTTCGACGTGACCTTCGACGTGGGGGACGAGTACGAGATCATCGAGACCATCGGCAACGGCGCCTACGGCGTGGTGTCCTCCGCGCGCCGCCGCCTCACCG GCCAGCAGGTGGCCATTAAGAAGATCCCTAACGCTTTTGACGTGGTGACCAATGCCAAGCGGACCCTCAGGGAGCTGAAGATTCTCAAACACTTCAAGCACGACAACATCATTGCCATCAAGGACATCCTGAGGCCCACCGTGCCCTATGGCGAGTTCAAATCTGT CTATGTGGTCTTGGACCTGATGGAGAGTGACCTGCACCAGATCATCCACTCCTCGCAGCCGCTTACGCTGGAGCACGTGCGCTACTTCCTGTACCAGCTGCTGCGGGGCCTCAAGTACATGCATTCAGCTCAGGTCATCCACCGTGACCTCAAGCCCTCCAACCTGTTGGTGAATGAGAACTGCGAGCTCAAGATTGGTGACTTTGGCATGGCTCGCGGCCTGTGCACCTCGCCCGCTGAGCACCAGTATttcatgactgagtatgtggccACGCGCTGGTACCGTGCCCCTGAGCTCATGCTCTCACTGCATGAATATACCCAGGCTATTGACCTGTGGTCTGTGGGCTGCATCTTCGGTGAAATGCTGGCCAGACGCCAGCTCTTCCCAGGCAAAAACTACGTGCACCAGCTGCAGCTGATCATGATGGTGCTGGGTACCCCATCGCCAGCTGTGATTCAGGCTGTGGGGGCTGAGAGGGTGCGGGCCTACATCCAGAGCCTGCCGCCGCGCCAGCCTGTGCCCTGGGAGACAGTGTATCCAGGTGCTGACCGCCAGGCCCTCTCACTGCTGGGGCGCATGCTGCGTTTCGAGCCCAGCGCCCGCATCTCAGCAGCTGCCGCCCTTCGCCACCCCTTCCTGGCCAAGTATCATGACCCTGATGATGAGCCTGACTGTGCCCCACCCTTTGACTTTGCCTTTGACCGTGAAGCCCTCACCCGGGAGCGCATTAAGGAGGCCATTGTGGCTGAGATTGAGGACTTCCATGCAAGGCGTGAGGGCATTCGCCAGCAGATCCGCTTCCAGCCTTCCCTGCAGCCTGTGGCCAGTGAGCCTGGCTGCTCCGACATTGAGATGCCCAGTCCATGGGCTTCCAGTGGGGACTGTGCCATGGAGtcacctcctccagccccaccgcCATGCTCCGGTCCTGCGCCTGACACCATTGATCTGACCCTGCAGCCACCCCCGCCGCCCAGTGAACCAGCCCCTCCGAAGAGAGAAGGTGCCATCTCAGACAACACCAAGGCAGCCCTCAAAGCTGCCCTGCTCAAGTCCTTGCGGAGCCGGCTCAGAG ATGGCCCTAGTGCTCCCCTGGAAGCTCCTGAGCCTCGGAAGCCAGTGACAGCCCAGGAGCGCCAGCGGGAGCGGGAAGagaagcggcggcggcggcaggagCGAGCCAAGGAGCGGGAAAAGCGTCGGCAGGAGCGGGAGCGCAAGGAGCGAGGAGCTGGGGCCTCTGGGGGCCCCTCCACTGATCCCCTGGCTGGGCTGGTGCTCAGTGACAATGATCGCAGCCTGCTGGAGCGCTGGACTCGCatggcccagcccccagcccccaccccagcaccaGCCCAAGCCCTGGTACCAACGCCCGCCCCAGCGCGGCCCGCCAGCCCTCCTGCTGGCCCTGTAGCCCAGCCTGCTGGCCCCCCACCACAACCTGCAGGCTCCACCCCTGGTCCTGTACCACAgcctgcctgcccagcccctggTCCTGCTCCCCACCCTGCTGGCCCTCCTGGGCCCATCCCTGGCCCTGCTCTCCAGACCACCACCTCCTCTAGCCTCCTGGCCCCCCAGTCTCTTGtgccacctgccgggctgcctggccCCAGCACTCTGGGTGTTCTGCCTTATTTCCCATCTGGCCCACCCCCTCCAGACCCCGGGGGGGCCCCTCAGCCCTCCACCTCAGAGTCACCCGATGTCAACCTGGTAACCCAGCAGCTGTCCAAGTCGCAG GTGGAGGATCCCTTGCCCCCTGTCTTCTCGGGCACTCCAAAGGGCAGTGGGGCCGGCTATGGTGTTGGTTTTGATCTGGAGGAATTCCTAAACCAGTCTTTCGACATGGGCGTGGCTGACGGGCCACAGGATGG CCAAGCGGACTCGGCCTCGCTCTCAGCCTCCCTTCTTGCTGACTGGCTTGAGGGCCACGGCATGAACCCTGCTGACATTGAGTCCCTGCAGCGTGAGATTCAGATGGACTCCCCGATGCTGCTGGCTGACCTGCCTGACCTCCAGGAGCCCTGA
- the MAPK7 gene encoding mitogen-activated protein kinase 7 isoform X2, whose protein sequence is MESDLHQIIHSSQPLTLEHVRYFLYQLLRGLKYMHSAQVIHRDLKPSNLLVNENCELKIGDFGMARGLCTSPAEHQYFMTEYVATRWYRAPELMLSLHEYTQAIDLWSVGCIFGEMLARRQLFPGKNYVHQLQLIMMVLGTPSPAVIQAVGAERVRAYIQSLPPRQPVPWETVYPGADRQALSLLGRMLRFEPSARISAAAALRHPFLAKYHDPDDEPDCAPPFDFAFDREALTRERIKEAIVAEIEDFHARREGIRQQIRFQPSLQPVASEPGCSDIEMPSPWASSGDCAMESPPPAPPPCSGPAPDTIDLTLQPPPPPSEPAPPKREGAISDNTKAALKAALLKSLRSRLRDGPSAPLEAPEPRKPVTAQERQREREEKRRRRQERAKEREKRRQERERKERGAGASGGPSTDPLAGLVLSDNDRSLLERWTRMAQPPAPTPAPAQALVPTPAPARPASPPAGPVAQPAGPPPQPAGSTPGPVPQPACPAPGPAPHPAGPPGPIPGPALQTTTSSSLLAPQSLVPPAGLPGPSTLGVLPYFPSGPPPPDPGGAPQPSTSESPDVNLVTQQLSKSQVEDPLPPVFSGTPKGSGAGYGVGFDLEEFLNQSFDMGVADGPQDGQADSASLSASLLADWLEGHGMNPADIESLQREIQMDSPMLLADLPDLQEP, encoded by the exons ATGGAGAGTGACCTGCACCAGATCATCCACTCCTCGCAGCCGCTTACGCTGGAGCACGTGCGCTACTTCCTGTACCAGCTGCTGCGGGGCCTCAAGTACATGCATTCAGCTCAGGTCATCCACCGTGACCTCAAGCCCTCCAACCTGTTGGTGAATGAGAACTGCGAGCTCAAGATTGGTGACTTTGGCATGGCTCGCGGCCTGTGCACCTCGCCCGCTGAGCACCAGTATttcatgactgagtatgtggccACGCGCTGGTACCGTGCCCCTGAGCTCATGCTCTCACTGCATGAATATACCCAGGCTATTGACCTGTGGTCTGTGGGCTGCATCTTCGGTGAAATGCTGGCCAGACGCCAGCTCTTCCCAGGCAAAAACTACGTGCACCAGCTGCAGCTGATCATGATGGTGCTGGGTACCCCATCGCCAGCTGTGATTCAGGCTGTGGGGGCTGAGAGGGTGCGGGCCTACATCCAGAGCCTGCCGCCGCGCCAGCCTGTGCCCTGGGAGACAGTGTATCCAGGTGCTGACCGCCAGGCCCTCTCACTGCTGGGGCGCATGCTGCGTTTCGAGCCCAGCGCCCGCATCTCAGCAGCTGCCGCCCTTCGCCACCCCTTCCTGGCCAAGTATCATGACCCTGATGATGAGCCTGACTGTGCCCCACCCTTTGACTTTGCCTTTGACCGTGAAGCCCTCACCCGGGAGCGCATTAAGGAGGCCATTGTGGCTGAGATTGAGGACTTCCATGCAAGGCGTGAGGGCATTCGCCAGCAGATCCGCTTCCAGCCTTCCCTGCAGCCTGTGGCCAGTGAGCCTGGCTGCTCCGACATTGAGATGCCCAGTCCATGGGCTTCCAGTGGGGACTGTGCCATGGAGtcacctcctccagccccaccgcCATGCTCCGGTCCTGCGCCTGACACCATTGATCTGACCCTGCAGCCACCCCCGCCGCCCAGTGAACCAGCCCCTCCGAAGAGAGAAGGTGCCATCTCAGACAACACCAAGGCAGCCCTCAAAGCTGCCCTGCTCAAGTCCTTGCGGAGCCGGCTCAGAG ATGGCCCTAGTGCTCCCCTGGAAGCTCCTGAGCCTCGGAAGCCAGTGACAGCCCAGGAGCGCCAGCGGGAGCGGGAAGagaagcggcggcggcggcaggagCGAGCCAAGGAGCGGGAAAAGCGTCGGCAGGAGCGGGAGCGCAAGGAGCGAGGAGCTGGGGCCTCTGGGGGCCCCTCCACTGATCCCCTGGCTGGGCTGGTGCTCAGTGACAATGATCGCAGCCTGCTGGAGCGCTGGACTCGCatggcccagcccccagcccccaccccagcaccaGCCCAAGCCCTGGTACCAACGCCCGCCCCAGCGCGGCCCGCCAGCCCTCCTGCTGGCCCTGTAGCCCAGCCTGCTGGCCCCCCACCACAACCTGCAGGCTCCACCCCTGGTCCTGTACCACAgcctgcctgcccagcccctggTCCTGCTCCCCACCCTGCTGGCCCTCCTGGGCCCATCCCTGGCCCTGCTCTCCAGACCACCACCTCCTCTAGCCTCCTGGCCCCCCAGTCTCTTGtgccacctgccgggctgcctggccCCAGCACTCTGGGTGTTCTGCCTTATTTCCCATCTGGCCCACCCCCTCCAGACCCCGGGGGGGCCCCTCAGCCCTCCACCTCAGAGTCACCCGATGTCAACCTGGTAACCCAGCAGCTGTCCAAGTCGCAG GTGGAGGATCCCTTGCCCCCTGTCTTCTCGGGCACTCCAAAGGGCAGTGGGGCCGGCTATGGTGTTGGTTTTGATCTGGAGGAATTCCTAAACCAGTCTTTCGACATGGGCGTGGCTGACGGGCCACAGGATGG CCAAGCGGACTCGGCCTCGCTCTCAGCCTCCCTTCTTGCTGACTGGCTTGAGGGCCACGGCATGAACCCTGCTGACATTGAGTCCCTGCAGCGTGAGATTCAGATGGACTCCCCGATGCTGCTGGCTGACCTGCCTGACCTCCAGGAGCCCTGA
- the LOC102149409 gene encoding serine protease 33-like — translation MSSVEELLLSPGGPEGSGPGGLALARLERPPSLSSAVQPVSLATSPQPSPWPQLCWAQGFDLDFDPYIPPKELHSVPLEPLDVSSCKDAFRLQPDCPNLKVSLPKGSQCTRLPYSYSKLVVSDGAPLVCSQGRNWLLQGVMTWSPCLGTRLPEVYMPVYPFRSWIREKVSNATFYTLAKKCPLILLKTRKRRQ, via the exons ATGTCCAGCGTGGAGGAGCTGCTCCTGTCCCCAGGAGGGCCCGAGGGCTCTGGGCCTGGTGGCCTGGCCCTGGCCCGGCTGGAAAGGCCACCATCTCTCAGCAGTGCAGTGCAGCCTGTGTCTCTGGCCACTAGCCCCCAGCCTTCCCCCTGGCCGCAGCTCTGCTGGGCCCAGGGGTTTGATCTTGATTTTG ATCCCTACATCCCACCGAAAGAGCTGCACAGTGTCCCGCTGGAACCGCTGGACGTCAGCTCCTGCAAAGATGCCTTTCGCCTCCAACCTGACTGTCCCAACCTGAAGGTCAGCCTGCCCAAGGGCTCCCAGTGCACCAGGCTCCCCTACAGCTACTCCAAACTGGTG GTGTCTGATGGGGCCCCCCTGGTCTGTTCCCAAGGCAGAAACTGGTTGCTGCAGGGTGTGATGACCTGGAGTCCCTGCTTGGGGACCCGCCTCCCTGAAGTCTACATGCCTGTGTATCCCTTCCGTTCCTGGATCAGAGAGAAGGTCTCTAACGCCACCTTCTACACGTTGGCTAAGAAGTGCCCTCTGATCTTGCTCAAgaccaggaagaggaggcagtGA